A stretch of Crossiella cryophila DNA encodes these proteins:
- a CDS encoding LuxR C-terminal-related transcriptional regulator: protein MDPVTLRARTAGVRARVGAYRVAQIDAVPLFQHGVAAVLGRDPRVQWVGAASSPGSAVQLCRAAQPNVLLIDCELDPGAHLCRMLTGMQPSLVVMTLFRPGQRAAGEVEIARRAGAKGFLPRELDPARLPEAICQAVELGLYVDPALTALLTPGRVIGAQRGAGPALSKREFEVLRLIADGLTAKNIAHRLEVSEETVKTHVRRMLRKLDARDRAHAVALAYQAGLLGEAAAADEVVRLMPVTRAVAAR from the coding sequence GTGGATCCAGTGACACTGCGTGCACGAACCGCCGGGGTGCGCGCACGAGTCGGCGCTTACCGGGTCGCCCAGATCGATGCCGTTCCGCTCTTCCAGCACGGGGTCGCCGCGGTGCTCGGCCGCGATCCCCGGGTGCAGTGGGTCGGTGCCGCCAGCTCCCCCGGCAGCGCGGTGCAACTCTGCCGCGCGGCCCAACCGAACGTGTTGCTGATCGACTGCGAACTGGACCCCGGCGCGCACCTGTGCCGGATGCTGACCGGCATGCAGCCCAGCCTGGTGGTGATGACCCTGTTCCGCCCCGGCCAGCGGGCCGCCGGCGAGGTGGAGATCGCCCGGCGCGCGGGCGCCAAGGGCTTCCTGCCGCGCGAACTCGACCCGGCCCGGCTCCCGGAGGCGATCTGCCAGGCGGTGGAGCTGGGGCTGTACGTGGACCCCGCGCTGACCGCGCTGCTCACCCCCGGCCGGGTCATCGGCGCGCAACGCGGCGCGGGACCGGCGCTGTCCAAGCGGGAGTTCGAGGTGCTGCGGCTGATCGCGGACGGGCTCACCGCGAAGAACATCGCGCACCGCCTCGAGGTCTCCGAGGAGACCGTGAAGACCCATGTCCGGCGGATGCTGCGCAAGCTCGACGCGCGGGACCGGGCGCACGCGGTGGCGCTGGCCTATCAGGCCGGCCTGCTCGGCGAGGCCGCCGCGGCCGATGAGGTGGTGCGGTTGATGCCGGTGACCAGGGCGGTCGCGGCGCGCTGA